In Hyperolius riggenbachi isolate aHypRig1 chromosome 10, aHypRig1.pri, whole genome shotgun sequence, a genomic segment contains:
- the LOC137535861 gene encoding zinc finger protein OZF-like, producing the protein MRTIKEEEEETYVRSDRQSMEKGDMMRSIKKEEQETYERSDLQYMEEGDMIKTSKEEDSVTEGRTECTMDDDVIGQESPADILVSRNIHPHLSIPEVPHTQHSSPPVGGSNSCFTSGKCFVQKSNIVPRKRSHTVERPYSCAVCRKHFVRKSELVRHMRAHTGEKPYACGKCFGYKASLVLHEKAHMGKKPYSCAECGKNLGRKGNLVTHMRCHTGEKPYSCAECGKNLGSKGNLVTHMRCHTGEKPYSCAECGKNFGCKGYLVSHMRYHTSEKPFSCAECGKCFVQQSLLVSHMRSHTNEKPYPCAECGKCFVQQSLLVSHMRSHTGEKPYSCA; encoded by the exons atgaggacaattaaagaggaagaagaagagacatatgtgaggagtgatcggcAGTCTATGGAGAAAGGAGACATGATGAGGTCAATTAAAAAGGAAGAACAAGAGACATATGAgagaagtgatctgcagtatatgGAAGAGGGTGACATGATTaagacaagtaaagaggaggacagtgttacagagggcagaacag AATGTACAATGGATGATGatgtcattggacaagagtctcctgctgaTATCCTGGTTAGTCGAAATATTCACCCTCACCTGTCTATCCCTGAAgtgcctcatacccagcacagctctccccctgtgggAGGGTCTAATTCCTGTTTTAcaagtgggaaatgttttgtgcagaAATCAAACATTGTCCCACGTAAAAGATCTCACACTGTTGAgaggccttattcatgtgctgtgtGTAGAAAACATTTTGTTCGGAAATCAGAGCTTGTTAGACACATGAGAGCTCACACTGGGGAGAAACCCTatgcatgtgggaaatgttttggatataAAGCATCACTTGTCTTACATGAGAAAGCTCACATGGgaaagaagccctattcatgtgctgaatgtgggaaaaatTTGGGGCGTAAAGGAAACCTTGTCACACAcatgagatgtcacactggtgagaagccttattcatgtgctgaatgtgggaaaaatTTGGGGAGTAAAGGAAACCTTGTCACACAcatgagatgtcacactggtgagaagccttattcatgtgctgagtgtgggaaaaattTTGGATGTAAAGGATACCTTGTCTCACACATGAGATATCACACTAGTGAGAAGCCTttttcgtgtgctgagtgtgggaaatgttttgttcagcaATCATTGCTTGTTTCACATATGAGATCCCACACTAAtgagaagccctatccatgtgctgagtgtgggaaatgttttgttcagcaATCATTGCTTGTTTCACATAtgagatcccacactggtgagaagccctattcatgtgcttag